AGGCGGTTTCTTCGATCATATCTGAGACCCGCTCACTGGTTACCGAGACGAATCAGTTTGAGACACAACTGCTCAATTCAACTGACGAGGTTGAGAAACTCAAGGAGGAGCTGAGTTATGCCAGGCAGGAAGCGATGCTGGATCCGCTGACGGGGGTGATGAATCGACGTGGATTCGATCAGACACTCGCCTCGATGATCAGTGAGATAGACCAGCAACATACTGCCAATTTCTGTCTGGTGCTCATAGACATTGATAAATTCAAGGAGGTTAACGATAACCATGGCCATCTGCTGGGAGATAAGGTGCTGCGCGCAGTGGCGGAGTTGTTAAATCGTCATACCAAGGGAAAAGACGCCTGTGCGCGTTTTGGCGGTGATGAGTTCGCCATCCTGCTGCCGGATATAGGTTCCAACAATGCGCGGAACCTGGCCGAGCATTTCCGTACCGTTATCGAGAAGATCGTACTCAAACGACCGAATACCGGGAGTGTCGTCGGTGGCATTTCGGCATCGATCGGTGTGGCCGCATTCCGTATGGGGGAGTCCTGCGAAGATTTTCTCAACCGCTGTGATCAGGCGCTCTATCGCTCTAAATCGCTGGGCAGAAATCGGGTGACGCTGGCGGATTGATTTGAATCCCTTTCAAAGGATTCAAATCAATATGTATTAGGGCCTGTTAACAGGCCCTAACCGGCATCTGAATGGTTTGTTTTCAGGGTCGTAATTAACAACATCCTGAAAGGTCAGGCTTGAGATATTTTCTCAAAGGTTCTTTCCATCTCTCCGCGCATCGCGCTATCAGGCATCTTTCCAAAACCTGCGCTCATATTGTCAAGGACATGGTGTACCTTTGAGGTTGCAGGTATGGCACAAGTGATGGCTGGATGGGAGACGATATATTTAAGGAAGAACTGCGCCCAACTGTTGCAGTCGAATTCATCCACCCATTCCGGCAGCGGTTCCTCTTTCACCCGTCTGAACAGGCTGCCTCGCGCAAAGGGACGATTTGCGATCACAGCAATCCCCCTGTCCATCGCCAAGGGTAACAGCCTGTTTTCTACTGCCCGGTCTCTGATATTGTAACTCAGTTGAACAAAGTCGAAAGGATTGTTCGAGAGAGCCCGATACAACTCATCATGATCACGGCCATGAGATGTCGTAATGCCGACATATCGGATCTTACCCTCCGTTTTCATCCTCTTCAGTGTCTCAAGGTGTACTCGCCAGTCTCTCAGATTGTGAATCTGTATGAGATCGAAACGTTCGACGCCCCACAGCTTCCTCGAGAGTTCCATCTGAGTGACACCATGCTCTTTTCCGTCTGTCCAGACCTTGGTGGCGGCAAACAGTGATCCCGGTTGAGTACGTTTTAACAAGGTACCGAGTACATGTTCAGCGGAGCCGTACATAGGGGATGAATCGATCAGTGATCCTCCCATTTTAAAAAACTGCTCCAATACCTTGCCGAGCTTGGCTATCTTTTCACTGTTTCCGGCAGAATCAAAGGTGCGTGAGGT
This sequence is a window from Candidatus Thiodiazotropha sp. LNASS1. Protein-coding genes within it:
- a CDS encoding GGDEF domain-containing protein; this translates as MGAYPKSQEKAGEIFRLTVAFLAKHELIINPVNFSIAYHYVLGEDPALNARLDELLKSDKGWQEETVGKLFRHYVCNCDEAVLRDLREELMDIVAHTLGTMIDLTGKTSITNEKIKTHIDTLAESNRIESVMQAVSSIISETRSLVTETNQFETQLLNSTDEVEKLKEELSYARQEAMLDPLTGVMNRRGFDQTLASMISEIDQQHTANFCLVLIDIDKFKEVNDNHGHLLGDKVLRAVAELLNRHTKGKDACARFGGDEFAILLPDIGSNNARNLAEHFRTVIEKIVLKRPNTGSVVGGISASIGVAAFRMGESCEDFLNRCDQALYRSKSLGRNRVTLAD
- a CDS encoding aldo/keto reductase, with translation MNGSDKPIGRRALLKMMAAMAGSCWLTPSLIQAVERTAIKKTIPASNERLPVIGMGTSRTFDSAGNSEKIAKLGKVLEQFFKMGGSLIDSSPMYGSAEHVLGTLLKRTQPGSLFAATKVWTDGKEHGVTQMELSRKLWGVERFDLIQIHNLRDWRVHLETLKRMKTEGKIRYVGITTSHGRDHDELYRALSNNPFDFVQLSYNIRDRAVENRLLPLAMDRGIAVIANRPFARGSLFRRVKEEPLPEWVDEFDCNSWAQFFLKYIVSHPAITCAIPATSKVHHVLDNMSAGFGKMPDSAMRGEMERTFEKISQA